Below is a window of Plasmodium sp. gorilla clade G2 genome assembly, chromosome: 14 DNA.
ACCATTGATGGAAATTTGAACAGCTATTGGGCATCTGCTACATTCACAGATAATTATGATCATTTGGTATATTTAATCCTAGATTTAAACAAATTAACAGATTTATCTagaatcaaaatatattggGAATATCCACCattacattataatatatctgtAAGTACCGATAATCAGAATTTCACAGTTGTGTCGGAAAATTTAGCTAACCCAAGTTATGTAACTGTCGattcattaaaaaatatggaaacaagatatatcaaaatatccATGATAAAAACTCATCCTAAGCATGGAGAATTAGgtgataattttttatatggaaTTCGATCTATCGAAGTTCAAGCAAACAATTTAGAAACTGTTATAAATCACTGTAGAGATGCAGCTAATTCAGATGATGCAAgagataaatattttgtagaATATATTACGGAATTTGATAAAGATTTAactaataaattaataaatcttGAAGATGATGTAGCAAAAAATGTAAGCTCTATTAGTGATAATTTATCGAAATTAGAAGAATTATTACCTAATATTGAAACATGTTTagaggaaaaaaaaacatatgatgaagaattaaaagcatcaaaagaaaaagcaaatgatttaaataataaattatcctTATTAACATCTGTTAATGTTAATACATTAGATAgtgatttattaaaattaggaATTCTTCCTGGAGATTCGTATAACTTTCCAGCTAATGATTGTGCTGTTATTAAGAATGTTCAAGAAAACCCATTATCTGGATTTTATTGGATAAAACCAAAATGTTCCCCAGAACCTTTAAGAGTATATTGTGATATGGATTCAAGTACATCTATTTATATTTGGAATGGAAATCCACCTAAATCACCTGACCATTTAATaacaaatatgataaattcaGTTAATGATATAAGACAACATTGTGCTGAAGTCGGATTACAACCATTCATTTTAAGATCTAAAAATCAATTAAATAGTTTGATTTtgtctttaaaaaaaataggtTATTCATTAAATGGAAAAGTTAATATTCCCTTAGCTTATGATTATTCATGTGATCATGGAAGTTGTAGTGGTAGGTTTCatgatttattaaatggAAATATTGACATAAgtacattaatatatttgaaagcATCCGAATCACCAGATAGCACAAAAGTTCGACAAACTGCGGGAATATCATATGATGATGgatcttttaaattttttaatttagaaACTTCAGATATATCTGCCATCGTATGTTCTACCAATTCGACAGAGAATGATTCTGCTTTACAATATTTGAGCATTAATTGTGAAACGACTGGTATGGAAGATTCTTTTCATTCCATtgtaaatacaaatatagtTGTGTTGTGTCCCTTAGGTTGtgatgatgaaaaatataatgatgcTTCCATATATGGAAGTAGAGGTACCTATTCAGATAATAGTTCTATATGTAGGGCTGCTATACATTCTGATGTTATAGATAATAAAGGAGGTTTAGTTAATGTAACTATTGAATCTGGTATGGATCATTATGTTGGAtctgtaaataataatatagaatcCATTTCGTTGAATAAAAGTGAAAAGGGCTTATTAGATATAATACCTGAAGAGAAAGAAggaagtaataatattagagAAGAAAGTAGTATTTTTCATCACAAAACAATAAGGGTGAGTAGTTTAATAGAAGATTGTCCATTagatttatttatgtttaatcAAACATCGTTTTtagaaaaaggaaataatatgaaaaaatataaaagtaatgaattaaaatataatgaagatGAAAATATGATGGTTAAAAATTTTCATGAATTAATTACTAATTTAATAGAAAACATTGATGCTATTCATGGTGTGGATCCTTCTGTAATTTCAATAGTTCAAGAAGAAACTATACGTATAATTGAAAAGgcaaaaaaagaattaaaaccagctgatatattatcaaaaaaacaaattgaAGATGCtatgaatttatataatttaactGAAAATTTagctatatatttatatgacttatcttcaaaatatatacaagaTTTAGAGAAGCTTAAAAACATTTTGGAAGAATTAAAAGGAGCACAAAAGGTTGCTCATAATTTTGGAACATTTAAATTGAATTATGAAACCATGAATTTTTCAAcacatttttctttatttgattctaatttaataaaaaacaagCAGAGTGTTTGGGGATATTCAGATACTAATATATTGGGACATGAAAATAGTATAGGTCAAATGAATAGTGTATCAAGTCAAGAAATAGGGGAAGGGTATTATGCAAAATTGAAAGGCTTAAATTTTTATGACTTTGATTTTAATATAAGTGTTTTAAGTAGAGGAACAGGTTGTTTAGGTGTTGTTTTTCGAGCTAAAGatgattttaatttttatttatttgacaTATGTGATAAAGATGGGACAAAAAGATTATCAAAGGTGGAAAATGGACaagtacatatattaaaagtattATATTCTGATGTAATGACAAATAACCAATGgaataaatacaaaataacAACAAAGCATgcaaatatagatatatatgaagtagataatgataataatatgattaaaatattaagttCTTTAGATGAAAGATTTTTATCTGGTACTGTTGGTTTATATTCACAAATATATGGTTTAGGAACATTTTTTGATGATTTAGAGGTTATTGCTCTTCCATGCACACAATTATCTCAAATGAATACtatgaataaaaatgtaaaatccAATTGTCCTTATTATAaggaaaattatttaaataatttaatgtcatatgatattatatttaatcctaataattattttaaatggaGCATTGAAAAGGACGATGAGcagaattatttattatgctCAAAAAATGAAGAGCAGGTTAAAAATGCGAGTGATgaaaaggatatatatactatagccttattaaaattaagagAATGTACAGATGGTACATTTAATTTTGATATACATGTTtctaatgatgaaaatagtaatatatcTAAGACGttgtcttatatatatatacttttccATTATAAAGATGAAAACAATTTTAATGCTCTTCAAATGAAAGATGAGAAATTAGCATTTTTGACAAATAAAAATGGGAATACCCTCATACTTTCAGAatcaaatgaagaagaaaataatactaataaaaataaagaaaaagaatttaCATTTGTACAGAATGAATGGTTACATGTCAATTTACATTTTGATAAATCAACATTTAAGGTTGTAATAATgactaataataatgaagataaatatatcttaTCTGCAAAAAGTAAGAATGCAGTTGATATAGGAAAGGTTGGGTTTTTAGTTCATAATTTTGATGAAGTAAAATTTgattcaatattattaactTCCTCTTCTGTAACAAAAGTAGATGAAAATTTTCTTCAAGTAAAATCAAAAACTTGGGCAA
It encodes the following:
- a CDS encoding LCCL domain-containing protein — encoded protein: MHHLFLIICYVILNYHVKGQESATNFYKFIDSFASSTYISEESGSSAYDAKRAIQNNPNYWCSSGNHSNDEEITWTGYLNTKGFIKGVKISWTYSPEFVKISVSTDGENYRTVIPYKRISSNEASFDEIYFFKRLEEAMSIKIGLKNATHKYFGIREVKLIGGGNPYFLLLSGITSEEEMCLQVEEGLVNNDNTSIILDSCTNALASGDGRELWKTNSNNQIISAFSDPPKCLSVVNLDDLENNKIVLYDCLRALEDGDGKSNWIFESNSQIRLQKSGEPFCISQKNIYGNVPGIHDILLNLDVSIYSNSTLDDDHNPDNTIDGNLNSYWASATFTDNYDHLVYLILDLNKLTDLSRIKIYWEYPPLHYNISVSTDNQNFTVVSENLANPSYVTVDSLKNMETRYIKISMIKTHPKHGELGDNFLYGIRSIEVQANNLETVINHCRDAANSDDARDKYFVEYITEFDKDLTNKLINLEDDVAKNVSSISDNLSKLEELLPNIETCLEEKKTYDEELKASKEKANDLNNKLSLLTSVNVNTLDSDLLKLGILPGDSYNFPANDCAVIKNVQENPLSGFYWIKPKCSPEPLRVYCDMDSSTSIYIWNGNPPKSPDHLITNMINSVNDIRQHCAEVGLQPFILRSKNQLNSLILSLKKIGYSLNGKVNIPLAYDYSCDHGSCSGRFHDLLNGNIDISTLIYLKASESPDSTKVRQTAGISYDDGSFKFFNLETSDISAIVCSTNSTENDSALQYLSINCETTGMEDSFHSIVNTNIVVLCPLGCDDEKYNDASIYGSRGTYSDNSSICRAAIHSDVIDNKGGLVNVTIESGMDHYVGSVNNNIESISLNKSEKGLLDIIPEEKEGSNNIREESSIFHHKTIRVSSLIEDCPLDLFMFNQTSFLEKGNNMKKYKSNELKYNEDENMMVKNFHELITNLIENIDAIHGVDPSVISIVQEETIRIIEKAKKELKPADILSKKQIEDAMNLYNLTENLAIYLYDLSSKYIQDLEKLKNILEELKGAQKVAHNFGTFKLNYETMNFSTHFSLFDSNLIKNKQSVWGYSDTNILGHENSIGQMNSVSSQEIGEGYYAKLKGLNFYDFDFNISVLSRGTGCLGVVFRAKDDFNFYLFDICDKDGTKRLSKVENGQVHILKVLYSDVMTNNQWNKYKITTKHANIDIYEVDNDNNMIKILSSLDERFLSGTVGLYSQIYGLGTFFDDLEVIALPCTQLSQMNTMNKNVKSNCPYYKENYLNNLMSYDIIFNPNNYFKWSIEKDDEQNYLLCSKNEEQVKNASDEKDIYTIALLKLRECTDGTFNFDIHVSNDENSNISKTLSYIYILFHYKDENNFNALQMKDEKLAFLTNKNGNTLILSESNEEENNTNKNKEKEFTFVQNEWLHVNLHFDKSTFKVVIMTNNNEDKYILSAKSKNAVDIGKVGFLVHNFDEVKFDSILLTSSSVTKVDENFLQVKSKTWANCEDSIHVLHRRSSCETDIYPNETKEKHIKCIKNFCKECCLYHTQLLDSNEKKECEKHCKQNDNLAAKMQTLFEKFLNRCVSLNENVDYETCDKNDKKCMNKVCVLCCKKHDPTTLTELKVLPMNQFKKIQENEIIECQLQCNMIHSI